From the Halorhabdus utahensis DSM 12940 genome, one window contains:
- a CDS encoding DUF1405 domain-containing protein codes for MAGVGRRFERAVGTVFDAELPSSPGRPQYVAPLPTWLEDIALRLAWPIAIVNLVGTVFGFWYYAGRPLNVEAPLLEGQLGAAPLPAWPVVPDSPMATLLIALSLLAWRLDLQANWLHVLAFFGCLKLGLWTPFVQLFVNGPEGIATWLYVFLITSHLAMVLEAFVIHRYAEFTLSAIGVATVWYGFNDLVDYFWPVLDGPHHTVLRAEPYVDGAYDHAVLAHDLAAAAAVVLTISAIVLALGTYRSQA; via the coding sequence ATGGCAGGTGTCGGCCGTCGGTTCGAACGCGCAGTTGGCACTGTTTTCGACGCCGAGCTCCCGTCATCGCCGGGCCGACCGCAGTACGTCGCGCCGCTTCCAACCTGGCTCGAAGACATCGCGCTCCGGCTTGCGTGGCCGATCGCCATCGTCAACCTCGTCGGGACGGTCTTTGGGTTCTGGTATTATGCCGGCCGGCCACTGAACGTCGAAGCGCCACTTCTGGAAGGGCAACTCGGTGCTGCACCACTCCCGGCCTGGCCAGTCGTCCCCGATAGCCCGATGGCGACGTTGCTCATCGCGCTGTCGTTGCTCGCCTGGCGGCTGGATTTGCAGGCCAACTGGCTGCACGTACTGGCCTTCTTTGGCTGTCTCAAACTGGGGCTGTGGACGCCGTTCGTGCAACTGTTCGTCAACGGCCCCGAGGGCATCGCCACCTGGTTGTACGTCTTCCTGATCACGAGCCACCTCGCGATGGTGCTGGAAGCGTTCGTGATCCATCGCTACGCGGAGTTCACGCTGTCGGCGATCGGCGTCGCCACTGTCTGGTACGGATTCAACGATCTCGTCGATTACTTCTGGCCGGTGCTTGACGGCCCGCATCACACCGTCTTGCGTGCCGAGCCGTACGTCGACGGGGCGTACGACCACGCAGTCCTCGCACACGATCTGGCGGCTGCCGCCGCGGTCGTGCTCACGATTAGCGCGATCGTCCTGGCGCTTGGAACCTACCGCTCGCAAGCGTGA
- a CDS encoding DUF7310 family coiled-coil domain-containing protein has product MTDIDRLEQRLAAIERTVVDGDHDGTVLEDTGSSDPDIEQLESRLDALDSRVADLESTVQAIDGYVSKVESVNEAVERRADSAMATVDRLEQRLEEVEAVATDTAVPHTEPDADGSERSDAAETIDGRTNHDRREEFPSVEQTSQESDPDERGFGGSIRQALESIRGRLS; this is encoded by the coding sequence GTGACTGATATCGACAGACTCGAACAGCGGCTGGCAGCCATCGAGCGGACCGTCGTCGATGGAGACCACGATGGGACGGTGCTCGAGGACACCGGCTCTTCGGACCCGGACATCGAACAGCTCGAATCCAGACTCGACGCACTCGATTCACGGGTCGCCGACCTCGAATCGACTGTGCAGGCGATCGATGGCTACGTCTCGAAGGTCGAATCAGTGAACGAGGCGGTCGAACGTCGAGCGGACTCGGCAATGGCGACAGTCGATCGACTCGAACAGCGTCTCGAGGAGGTCGAAGCGGTGGCGACGGATACCGCCGTGCCCCACACTGAACCGGACGCAGACGGCTCGGAGCGAAGCGATGCTGCGGAGACAATCGACGGTCGAACCAACCACGACCGTCGTGAAGAGTTCCCCTCCGTGGAGCAAACGAGTCAGGAGAGCGACCCCGACGAGCGTGGATTCGGGGGATCGATCCGGCAGGCCCTCGAGTCGATTCGGGGCCGGCTTTCATAA
- a CDS encoding DUF7283 family protein, with translation MDFEAPVDAWYVWVGVGVVSVTLFAFVLGLPSQPPPDATKAVNTIDRVAGGTQESAARYPHDAVEIKIDTRRVAMRNDGGTTRESVAFGSLTPVAAVENATIREALDRIVHGQRPASVVAEYRFGTTTLLSAAEQTRNRIDREGVEWQRADGELIVRRIDIDGTSLVLVDA, from the coding sequence ATGGACTTCGAAGCACCAGTCGACGCGTGGTACGTCTGGGTCGGTGTCGGCGTTGTGAGTGTGACACTGTTCGCGTTCGTGCTCGGACTGCCCTCACAGCCCCCACCCGACGCGACCAAAGCCGTCAATACGATCGATCGAGTGGCCGGTGGAACCCAGGAATCGGCAGCGCGCTATCCCCACGACGCCGTCGAGATCAAGATCGACACTCGTCGCGTTGCGATGCGAAACGACGGTGGCACCACTCGTGAGTCCGTGGCCTTCGGCTCGCTCACACCAGTGGCCGCGGTCGAGAACGCCACCATCCGGGAAGCACTCGACAGAATCGTTCACGGACAGCGGCCGGCGTCAGTCGTCGCTGAGTACCGCTTCGGTACCACAACACTGCTCTCGGCGGCCGAGCAGACACGAAACCGGATCGACAGGGAAGGCGTCGAGTGGCAGCGGGCCGACGGCGAACTCATCGTTCGCCGGATCGATATCGATGGGACCTCACTCGTCCTCGTCGACGCATGA
- a CDS encoding DUF7286 family protein has product MGVRDNTRDRNARKSNRNPLSRLEGDDRGRVPFAIIGVLLLLTSVTFVGHTLTRSGVTTDVDASVAISQTESVAQSAIRTGAQRGVEAAAAQPLTQASETDWGRVLQGKATGTVGPDAGGIATEPGTTDTFRNYLRAMIYRDVESSLERAGQQSGDVETTVSVPTIEAPADLRAAIDRVSLAQPEDGVLEVTIENVTFIARSGGRVIEDRETTMTVSIATPIMQLHQRVERFENALDAGVTERGFTQRFNARIYALGWARGYAQNYQAPIAQVLANRHIEPAANDAVYRTQKDIFGAADPELQDANRLGWTCMALKDGGAMFDEYMGSNDVSYGNSTYTGDELVFERSNGSDFAASVPADGSSVANTLCSGAEMALGDQVTGELPSAPGIGDLRGDAPAMNTTDTIGVNETAYVPLAKMAAGDGEHAIESAIDRIYTIDGQAKTQTTVTDSLDLSGNATCNNSNNADGTYTITDWQPVNGTTITDAMPQDEYYDATATVQARVTKYKRCHPEPENPIVATDSVTFEVATTFEEADANPNARIDEMNSVSIGKHKYARGSRIDGLPADFRNYDGGGEKLTASLLGGDTSADAYAAWVEAALPNRIDTEANVTTHLDDELTVETRVTLDHEQFLDANLAAAIVSDLDEMQRAAAAITAEYSRTDLLKRGTQSPVTGLIERTKTNLTTQYLDRTEPYESVGQKVIYEARYAYLQALIAELETLEDGHESAVGGIDEQFSAVGLSLEKALTFLQEGVSAEAPDPVPLNSSNLTGRVSYEVTGSPTYLVAENLTKRDVPAIAANTTFTPFAMRNEELFDSPVDDITGDIVKAVLSVFDLGGPDGTVPIKTAGDVLLAGNLADAAEENPITNSSFEGALDTFEVEVAESVSTVGESVADDTVRQLYPTEPAACVVSEGRSAPGRGVTCSDRYSESLIETITAAHTEIERRTDVALDRYNTTGRQAIAIGTGNATEPILEGVSDAIDADAYRHATVFESDDDDQWRILVESALRPAIENASAIEVDIEHNKNVEIIEQAVKTKIGNVASEAIEKRLEDVAKEAKERVRDKMDQWAGSWSKKIKRPARIAGGVPLLPVPTHWYATMNAWDVTVAGEYARFEVTANVGSPTQTTATTYVRENQTVTADIAGESRSLGRVEPINFTGRSLLIVITPTGVGVGDTDGENPECSPTYPAVGVVDTDGNSCTRFGQGGG; this is encoded by the coding sequence ATGGGAGTAAGAGACAACACTCGCGATCGAAACGCGCGAAAGTCGAATAGAAACCCGCTCAGTCGTCTGGAGGGTGACGATCGGGGGCGCGTCCCGTTCGCGATCATCGGGGTATTGCTCCTGCTAACGAGCGTCACGTTCGTCGGCCATACCCTGACGCGATCGGGCGTGACCACTGACGTCGACGCGAGTGTCGCCATCTCCCAGACGGAAAGTGTCGCCCAGTCGGCGATCCGGACCGGGGCACAGCGCGGCGTCGAAGCCGCCGCCGCCCAACCACTGACCCAAGCCAGCGAGACCGATTGGGGGAGAGTTCTCCAGGGGAAGGCCACGGGCACTGTCGGGCCGGATGCCGGCGGAATCGCTACCGAACCTGGCACAACCGATACGTTCCGGAACTACCTCCGGGCGATGATCTACCGTGACGTCGAATCGTCACTGGAACGCGCTGGACAGCAATCCGGCGACGTCGAGACAACGGTCTCGGTGCCGACGATCGAAGCGCCGGCCGATCTTCGAGCAGCGATCGATCGTGTCTCCCTTGCGCAGCCAGAAGATGGCGTCCTCGAGGTCACGATCGAAAACGTCACGTTCATCGCTCGATCCGGGGGCCGGGTGATCGAGGATCGTGAGACGACGATGACAGTGTCGATCGCGACGCCGATCATGCAACTGCATCAGCGTGTCGAACGGTTCGAGAACGCCCTCGACGCTGGGGTGACCGAGCGAGGATTCACGCAGCGATTCAACGCGCGGATCTACGCGCTCGGCTGGGCACGAGGGTACGCCCAAAACTATCAGGCACCGATCGCGCAAGTACTCGCCAACAGACACATCGAACCCGCCGCGAACGACGCCGTCTACCGGACACAAAAGGACATCTTCGGAGCCGCTGACCCTGAGCTACAGGATGCAAACCGCCTCGGCTGGACGTGTATGGCACTGAAAGACGGCGGTGCGATGTTCGACGAGTACATGGGGTCGAACGATGTCAGTTACGGGAACAGCACCTATACTGGCGATGAACTGGTCTTCGAGCGTTCGAACGGATCGGATTTCGCAGCCAGCGTGCCGGCTGACGGCAGTAGTGTGGCAAACACGCTCTGTTCGGGAGCGGAGATGGCCCTCGGCGACCAGGTGACGGGGGAGTTGCCGTCTGCACCTGGAATCGGTGACCTCCGTGGGGACGCGCCAGCGATGAACACGACCGATACGATCGGGGTCAACGAGACGGCGTACGTGCCACTTGCCAAAATGGCCGCCGGAGACGGTGAGCATGCCATCGAGAGTGCCATCGACCGGATCTATACGATCGACGGACAAGCGAAGACGCAAACGACAGTCACCGATTCACTCGATCTCTCCGGAAACGCCACGTGTAACAACTCGAACAATGCAGACGGGACGTACACAATCACCGATTGGCAGCCAGTCAATGGAACGACCATCACGGACGCGATGCCACAGGACGAGTACTACGACGCGACAGCGACCGTCCAAGCGCGTGTAACAAAGTACAAAAGATGTCACCCCGAGCCGGAGAACCCGATTGTCGCCACCGATAGCGTGACGTTTGAAGTCGCAACGACGTTCGAGGAAGCCGACGCGAATCCGAACGCCAGGATCGACGAAATGAATTCGGTTTCGATCGGGAAGCACAAATACGCTCGGGGAAGTCGAATCGACGGCCTCCCGGCGGATTTCAGGAACTACGACGGAGGGGGCGAGAAACTGACAGCGTCGTTGCTGGGAGGTGACACCAGCGCGGACGCATACGCGGCGTGGGTCGAAGCGGCGTTACCGAATCGGATCGACACTGAAGCGAACGTGACCACGCATCTCGATGACGAGTTGACTGTCGAAACCCGAGTGACGCTGGATCACGAGCAGTTCCTCGATGCGAACCTGGCTGCAGCGATCGTTTCGGACCTCGACGAGATGCAACGTGCTGCCGCAGCCATCACAGCCGAGTATTCACGGACGGACCTGCTCAAACGGGGCACGCAAAGTCCGGTGACAGGACTCATCGAGCGGACGAAAACGAACCTGACGACACAGTATCTCGACCGAACGGAGCCCTACGAGAGCGTGGGACAGAAGGTGATCTATGAGGCGCGGTACGCATATCTCCAGGCGCTGATCGCGGAACTCGAAACACTGGAGGACGGCCACGAGAGTGCAGTCGGGGGAATCGACGAGCAATTCAGCGCTGTCGGATTGAGCCTCGAGAAGGCGCTGACGTTTCTGCAGGAAGGGGTTTCGGCAGAAGCGCCGGACCCTGTTCCGCTCAATTCCTCGAATTTGACAGGGAGAGTCTCGTATGAAGTCACGGGGTCGCCGACGTATCTCGTCGCGGAGAATCTCACGAAGCGGGATGTTCCAGCGATCGCGGCCAACACCACGTTCACACCGTTTGCGATGCGAAACGAGGAGTTATTCGATTCGCCGGTCGACGACATAACGGGGGATATTGTCAAGGCTGTCCTCAGTGTGTTCGATCTCGGGGGTCCAGACGGGACGGTACCGATCAAGACCGCAGGCGACGTGCTGCTGGCCGGGAATCTAGCCGACGCCGCCGAGGAGAACCCGATCACCAACAGCAGTTTCGAGGGGGCGCTGGACACATTCGAAGTGGAGGTTGCGGAATCGGTCTCGACAGTTGGCGAAAGCGTCGCCGACGACACTGTCCGGCAACTGTATCCCACGGAACCAGCAGCCTGCGTCGTGAGTGAGGGACGGAGCGCTCCTGGACGGGGCGTGACGTGTTCGGATCGCTACAGCGAGTCATTGATCGAAACGATCACAGCCGCTCACACGGAGATCGAACGGCGTACCGACGTGGCGCTGGATCGCTACAACACGACGGGACGGCAAGCGATCGCGATCGGGACAGGCAACGCTACCGAGCCGATACTCGAGGGGGTTAGCGACGCGATCGATGCCGACGCCTACCGCCACGCAACCGTTTTCGAGAGCGACGACGACGATCAGTGGCGGATTCTGGTCGAGTCAGCACTGCGGCCGGCGATCGAGAACGCGAGTGCGATCGAGGTAGATATCGAGCACAACAAAAACGTCGAAATCATCGAACAGGCAGTCAAAACCAAGATCGGGAACGTCGCCTCGGAGGCGATCGAGAAACGGCTCGAAGACGTCGCGAAAGAGGCCAAAGAGCGGGTTCGCGACAAGATGGATCAGTGGGCGGGATCGTGGTCGAAGAAAATCAAGCGGCCAGCCAGAATCGCGGGCGGGGTGCCGTTGCTACCGGTTCCCACCCACTGGTACGCGACGATGAACGCCTGGGACGTCACCGTCGCCGGCGAGTACGCACGCTTCGAAGTGACGGCAAACGTCGGGTCTCCGACGCAGACAACGGCAACGACGTACGTCCGGGAGAACCAGACAGTGACTGCTGATATCGCGGGTGAGTCACGCAGCCTCGGCCGCGTCGAGCCGATCAACTTCACCGGCCGTTCGCTGCTGATCGTCATCACGCCGACCGGCGTCGGTGTGGGCGATACTGACGGTGAGAACCCTGAATGCTCCCCGACGTATCCGGCGGTCGGCGTCGTCGACACGGACGGCAATTCCTGCACGCGATTTGGCCAGGGTGGCGGATGA
- a CDS encoding DUF7284 family protein, protein MIETDRAVSTVADVTLAILLVVAAMGVLVTFVERDDVGHDPMTAAYTAETIASGTMNVTYDVEQALEEYERLRGVEREYTDDNLRRLAHRPIVAHAAAAAVLNLEFDLDKLQPEASRGTVGLSREAVAYEPAVDAAMQTRLVESSFDTQVIAVWEPLEGGPLRGSAEFGQRPPPQTDVSATTLTVPVDVPSVRERAIDRVDDPADFDVVADTVAKALIDGYLPTRESQRALESNGVARDLTAYRYYRMAQVLGTESNDVEAAVAPALQRRAANASTANAALTQALATQLEAYLEPEDSTRPAAGPLGNATTAAERISTGTVTITVRTWE, encoded by the coding sequence GTGATCGAGACGGATCGAGCGGTCAGTACTGTCGCGGACGTCACGCTCGCGATCTTGCTCGTCGTCGCAGCGATGGGCGTGCTCGTGACGTTCGTCGAGCGCGACGACGTGGGCCACGATCCGATGACTGCGGCGTACACCGCCGAAACGATCGCGTCGGGGACGATGAACGTCACCTACGATGTCGAGCAGGCACTCGAAGAATACGAGCGCCTTCGAGGTGTGGAGCGGGAGTACACCGACGACAATCTCAGGCGACTCGCCCACCGACCGATCGTCGCTCACGCCGCGGCAGCCGCGGTGTTGAACCTCGAATTCGATCTCGACAAGCTACAGCCGGAGGCAAGCCGAGGGACCGTCGGACTGTCCAGGGAAGCCGTCGCATACGAACCCGCTGTCGATGCGGCCATGCAGACGCGCCTCGTCGAGTCGAGTTTCGACACACAGGTGATCGCCGTCTGGGAACCACTTGAGGGCGGACCACTGAGAGGGTCGGCCGAGTTCGGTCAGCGCCCCCCACCACAGACCGACGTGAGTGCCACGACACTCACCGTTCCGGTCGACGTGCCATCGGTCCGTGAGCGAGCGATCGATCGGGTTGACGATCCAGCTGATTTCGATGTCGTCGCGGATACGGTTGCGAAAGCGCTGATCGACGGATATCTTCCGACGAGAGAATCACAGCGGGCACTCGAAAGCAACGGTGTCGCCCGCGATCTCACGGCGTATCGATACTATCGGATGGCACAGGTTCTGGGGACGGAATCAAACGATGTCGAGGCGGCCGTCGCACCGGCGCTTCAGCGGCGGGCCGCCAATGCCTCAACGGCAAACGCGGCGTTGACACAGGCGCTCGCGACGCAACTCGAAGCCTATCTGGAACCCGAAGATTCGACGCGGCCAGCCGCCGGGCCGCTTGGCAACGCAACGACTGCTGCCGAGCGCATCTCGACCGGGACAGTCACGATCACGGTGAGAACATGGGAGTAA
- a CDS encoding DUF7285 family protein, whose translation MRTDPLTPRGQTEPLAALAAIALVCTAITLYTGLYGEVLDGVGQDRALGDVTAERVWEAIGTNGIYDSGDDLPSLIDASTIPHGASVQVTVTYVGDTGRIVPAGAVTVDAQGDVVGTEPPTTAERCNRSVPVRVSPGDVQPGTLSVVVWS comes from the coding sequence ATGCGAACGGATCCATTGACGCCTCGGGGACAGACCGAACCGCTAGCTGCACTCGCGGCGATCGCACTCGTCTGTACCGCCATCACCCTCTATACCGGACTGTACGGCGAGGTTCTCGACGGGGTCGGCCAGGACCGAGCACTCGGCGACGTTACCGCGGAACGAGTCTGGGAGGCGATCGGTACGAACGGCATCTACGACAGTGGCGATGATCTCCCGTCCCTGATCGATGCCTCGACGATCCCGCACGGCGCGAGTGTGCAGGTTACTGTGACGTACGTCGGTGACACGGGGCGAATTGTACCAGCCGGTGCAGTGACCGTCGACGCCCAGGGGGACGTGGTCGGGACGGAGCCGCCGACAACCGCCGAGCGATGCAACCGATCGGTGCCGGTCCGGGTGAGTCCCGGTGATGTCCAGCCAGGCACACTCTCGGTGGTGGTCTGGTCGTGA
- a CDS encoding type II secretion system F family protein → MSIGSTILGGLARLYPFEVEASDALADSVTFLDVSYEPETYVSAGFGGGIVGGFLPVMLTAWLPWYVVVVTSLSCSLASIHGIQSLPHVQAAFKRTEALGDAPNLIGRAVLRMQIEPATESAVRFAADTGSSSLAANLSTHIDAAVGTPRTGLLSFAEEWSDRFPAMQRSAYLLASAQQAPAGERARTLDRSLGAVLDGTRDRMAEFTNAIRGPTTILYAFGVMIPLALVALLPALGFVGYEISIWYLVVGYDIVLPITLTGACLWLLVRRPIAFPPPKVTRSHPDVPSRFLPTLLWGAIGVLAGFSLVNVLGVAHLAPVASAGLGTGAMLIAYVRPILHVRTYIRDVESNLTDALYLTGRLVDDGKSVETAIQRAGDQVPAATGELLEQAAGLQRRLHLSVHDAFLGEYGVVSDVPSPRVRATVELLAIAAEQGAPAGRAIVSMADHLDELRDVEARTRRQLSTITETIDHTATFFGPMVAGATVGLAGGLSGDGTTAIEGATTLPTDQLGLVIGAYVVSLSFILVPLSVALEDGLDRPLIGYRIGRSLVGAVTIYVLTVVAVGLTF, encoded by the coding sequence ATGTCGATTGGATCGACGATCCTGGGTGGGCTTGCTCGGTTGTATCCGTTCGAGGTCGAGGCAAGTGACGCCCTCGCAGATTCAGTGACGTTTCTCGATGTGAGTTACGAGCCCGAAACCTACGTCAGCGCCGGTTTCGGTGGCGGGATCGTCGGTGGGTTCCTCCCGGTCATGCTCACAGCGTGGCTACCATGGTACGTCGTTGTCGTCACCTCGCTGAGTTGCTCGCTGGCGTCCATCCACGGGATTCAGTCACTCCCGCACGTGCAGGCGGCGTTCAAGCGAACCGAAGCGCTCGGCGACGCACCGAACTTGATCGGGCGAGCAGTCCTGCGAATGCAGATCGAGCCCGCGACCGAATCAGCCGTCAGATTCGCCGCCGATACCGGATCGAGTTCACTCGCGGCGAATCTGTCGACGCACATCGATGCTGCCGTCGGCACACCACGAACCGGGCTGTTGTCCTTCGCCGAGGAATGGTCCGACCGGTTTCCGGCGATGCAGCGGTCAGCGTACTTGCTTGCGAGTGCACAGCAGGCACCAGCCGGTGAACGTGCCCGAACGCTGGATCGATCGCTTGGGGCCGTTCTCGATGGAACGCGAGATCGGATGGCCGAGTTCACGAACGCCATTCGCGGGCCGACGACGATCCTGTACGCGTTTGGGGTGATGATCCCGCTGGCGCTTGTCGCGCTTCTCCCGGCGCTTGGGTTCGTTGGCTACGAGATCAGTATCTGGTATCTCGTCGTCGGGTACGACATCGTCTTGCCGATCACACTGACCGGGGCGTGCCTCTGGTTGCTCGTCCGTCGACCGATCGCGTTTCCCCCACCGAAGGTGACCCGGTCCCATCCGGACGTCCCATCGCGGTTTCTTCCCACGCTGCTGTGGGGGGCTATCGGCGTCCTCGCGGGGTTTTCACTCGTGAACGTCCTGGGAGTCGCGCATCTGGCACCGGTGGCCTCGGCTGGACTTGGCACTGGTGCCATGTTGATTGCGTACGTCCGCCCGATCCTCCACGTTCGAACGTACATCCGTGACGTCGAGTCGAATCTCACCGACGCGCTGTACCTCACCGGGCGACTTGTCGACGACGGGAAATCCGTCGAAACGGCGATCCAGCGGGCTGGCGATCAGGTTCCGGCCGCGACCGGGGAATTGCTCGAACAAGCAGCCGGACTTCAGCGCCGGCTGCACCTGAGCGTGCACGACGCGTTCCTCGGGGAGTACGGTGTTGTCAGCGACGTTCCAAGTCCACGAGTCCGAGCCACGGTCGAGTTACTCGCGATCGCAGCCGAACAGGGCGCACCGGCCGGACGCGCGATCGTCTCGATGGCCGACCACCTCGACGAACTCCGGGACGTCGAGGCACGGACGAGACGACAGCTCTCGACGATCACCGAAACGATCGACCACACGGCAACCTTCTTCGGCCCGATGGTTGCGGGGGCAACTGTCGGGCTCGCCGGAGGTCTGTCCGGCGATGGGACGACAGCGATCGAGGGCGCAACGACGTTACCGACCGACCAGCTCGGACTCGTGATCGGGGCGTACGTCGTCTCGCTGTCGTTCATCCTGGTACCGCTCTCGGTCGCGCTCGAGGACGGACTCGACAGACCACTCATCGGCTATCGGATCGGTCGGTCACTGGTCGGAGCCGTCACGATCTACGTGCTCACCGTGGTCGCCGTCGGCCTGACGTTCTGA
- a CDS encoding ATPase, T2SS/T4P/T4SS family, which translates to MSDTAAGSSATELARKLGLETLLEVLQQKRSDACDCVPEEAGNQLRLDASECDGDLEASPDCRETVVRNLVAGPADEILVQSNGCRHRYRNNAAALLSAAGRFINLLGDRERAIEQRVVTEPLAVASELRERVDPIADVGVESGLLETAAQIDSVSEVLTPEIGLTIGHYFVDQSVDDDSRLQQVIDLDTGTEARIYARSDAIPRYALDMAELRLSEPERERLLDGYDRIANGDITGERASTHAIQAASDGSVDPLLTSILRKHTQGYGILEDLFADPQITDVYVTAPVSRNPLRILRDGESMSTNVFLSADGAAALASRIRRTSGRAFSRATPTVDAKATLDSETDVRVAGVTKPVSDGIAFAFRQQASDRFTLPKLVQNGTVTPDVAGFLSVAVEGNAATLIAGTRGAGKTTLLGTLLYELTADTRTVVIEDTPELPVESLQSVGRDVQALRTGTSHGPEVTPSGALRTALRLGDGALVVGEIRGEEAQVLYEAMRIGANANAVLGTIHGDGATDVYERVVSDLGVDPSSFAVTDLVVTIQSLPTPQGRDRRVSRIEEVVYDGSDVRFEPLYESDGTAARPTGRIDQGESRFIHQLSDPGEAYADIRESMAERADRLGRLARDGRTDPTEVAGAYAGRIRAD; encoded by the coding sequence ATGTCAGACACTGCCGCCGGATCGTCGGCCACGGAACTCGCCCGGAAGCTGGGGCTCGAAACCCTGCTGGAGGTGCTACAGCAGAAGCGTTCGGACGCGTGTGACTGTGTGCCGGAAGAAGCTGGCAATCAGTTACGTCTCGACGCAAGCGAGTGTGACGGTGATCTCGAGGCGTCGCCGGACTGTCGAGAAACCGTCGTGCGTAATCTCGTTGCCGGTCCGGCTGATGAAATCCTGGTCCAGTCGAACGGTTGTCGGCACCGCTATCGAAACAACGCAGCCGCCCTCCTGTCGGCTGCGGGCCGGTTTATCAACCTCCTCGGGGATCGAGAGCGGGCCATCGAACAGCGGGTTGTAACAGAGCCCCTCGCGGTGGCTTCGGAACTCCGTGAACGAGTCGATCCGATCGCGGACGTCGGCGTCGAATCCGGACTGCTCGAAACAGCGGCGCAGATCGACAGCGTGAGCGAGGTACTCACGCCCGAGATCGGCCTCACAATCGGCCACTATTTCGTCGACCAATCCGTCGATGATGACTCCCGACTCCAGCAAGTCATCGACCTCGACACCGGCACTGAGGCCCGGATCTACGCGCGTTCGGACGCGATTCCGCGGTACGCACTCGATATGGCCGAACTCAGGCTGTCCGAACCGGAGCGGGAAAGACTGCTGGATGGATACGATCGGATTGCAAACGGCGATATCACGGGCGAAAGAGCTTCAACACACGCGATCCAGGCAGCGAGCGACGGTAGCGTGGATCCGCTGTTGACGTCGATCCTTCGGAAGCACACCCAGGGGTATGGCATTCTCGAGGACCTCTTTGCCGACCCCCAGATAACTGACGTATACGTTACCGCACCGGTCTCACGGAATCCGCTCAGAATTCTCAGAGATGGCGAATCGATGTCCACAAATGTATTTTTGAGTGCCGACGGTGCGGCCGCCCTCGCGTCACGGATCAGGCGAACGAGTGGCCGGGCGTTCTCGCGTGCAACGCCGACCGTGGATGCGAAAGCGACCCTAGATAGTGAGACTGACGTCCGGGTGGCCGGGGTGACCAAACCAGTCTCCGACGGGATCGCGTTCGCGTTCAGACAGCAGGCCAGCGACCGGTTCACGCTGCCGAAACTTGTCCAGAACGGGACAGTCACTCCGGACGTGGCCGGGTTCCTGTCAGTGGCAGTCGAGGGCAACGCTGCAACGCTCATCGCCGGCACGCGCGGGGCTGGAAAGACGACACTCCTTGGCACATTGCTGTATGAACTCACAGCAGACACGCGAACTGTCGTGATCGAGGATACGCCGGAGTTGCCGGTCGAATCGTTGCAGTCTGTCGGACGGGACGTCCAGGCACTCCGAACCGGCACCAGTCACGGGCCGGAGGTGACGCCCTCGGGGGCACTCCGAACGGCGCTTCGACTCGGTGATGGTGCCCTCGTCGTCGGCGAGATCCGTGGTGAAGAGGCCCAGGTACTGTACGAAGCCATGCGGATCGGCGCGAACGCCAACGCCGTCCTCGGCACGATCCACGGCGACGGGGCGACGGACGTCTACGAGCGCGTAGTTTCAGATCTCGGTGTGGATCCGTCGTCGTTCGCCGTGACCGATCTGGTGGTCACGATCCAATCTTTGCCGACGCCGCAGGGCCGTGATCGCCGAGTGTCACGCATCGAGGAGGTAGTCTACGACGGAAGTGACGTTCGGTTCGAGCCGCTCTACGAGAGCGACGGCACCGCCGCACGACCGACCGGCCGGATCGACCAGGGAGAGAGTCGGTTCATCCATCAGTTATCCGATCCCGGCGAAGCCTACGCCGACATCCGGGAATCGATGGCCGAGCGAGCCGACCGTCTCGGACGGCTCGCGAGGGACGGCCGAACTGATCCGACGGAGGTCGCCGGCGCGTACGCCGGACGGATCCGAGCTGACTGA
- a CDS encoding ubiquitin-like small modifier protein 1: MDVSWKLFATLREAAGQAEVQVAVGTDGTVADALEELLEEYPTLETDALDGNELRAHISVVHNGVRIDEPLASDRELADGDELALLPPLSGG; this comes from the coding sequence ATGGACGTTTCCTGGAAGTTGTTCGCGACGCTTCGGGAGGCCGCCGGGCAGGCGGAGGTGCAGGTTGCAGTTGGGACGGACGGGACAGTCGCTGACGCGCTCGAGGAACTCCTTGAGGAGTATCCCACACTCGAAACGGACGCGCTTGACGGGAACGAACTCCGGGCGCACATCAGCGTCGTTCACAATGGCGTTCGTATCGATGAGCCCCTGGCATCTGATCGTGAGCTGGCTGACGGTGACGAACTTGCGTTGTTACCCCCGTTGAGCGGCGGCTGA